A stretch of the Pseudomonadota bacterium genome encodes the following:
- a CDS encoding type II toxin-antitoxin system RelE/ParE family toxin yields MARIELAPEIRDDFDRILDHLAERAVEDAPGRIREIIQAVDVLENNPLIGRPVSADTRELIIGRRARGYVALYRYIEPIDTAFVLAIRSQREAGYARS; encoded by the coding sequence ATGGCCCGGATCGAGTTGGCCCCTGAGATTCGGGATGACTTCGATCGCATCCTCGATCATCTCGCGGAGCGCGCTGTTGAAGATGCGCCTGGCCGTATCAGAGAAATTATCCAGGCAGTTGACGTACTCGAAAATAATCCGCTTATTGGAAGACCCGTATCCGCTGACACGAGAGAGTTGATCATCGGACGCCGCGCTCGTGGCTACGTAGCTTTGTACCGCTACATCGAGCCGATCGACACGGCCTTCGTGCTCGCAATACGTAGTCAGCGGGAGGCTGGCTACGCCAGATCCTAG